The DNA window CCCGAAGGCGTCAGCGAACAGCTCGAGTGGACGTTCCGCCCCTGGCTGAGTGCAGGTCCCCTCGAGAAACGTCATGCCGGCGATAGTCGCGAGCTCGTGGACGCGGTGGAGGAGCTGGGTCTTTCCGATCCCGCCATCACCGACGAGCTGAACGACACCCGCGGGTTGGGTCGAGCCGAGTTCGTGGATCGCCTTCTGCAGCATGGCGAGCTCGTCATCTCGGTCCAGCAGGTGGTTGGACTCGATCTCCGTCAATCCCACAGATCCTCCTGGTGGACGCGTTCGTAGGCCGACGCTCCACCAGCTTGACGGTTCTTGCAGCTACCTGGAAGACATTTCATGTTCGATCTGGATCATGTCACCCGAATGGGTCTTCCAGGACACCGGAAGCGGTCCGTACTCTCCCTCAGCCCTCGGCGGCGAGGGGAAGGGTCGACAGCCCGCGAATGGTCGACGTGTCCCGCCATCGCGGCTCTCCGGCGAGCCCGAGGCGGGGGAACCGGTCGAAGAGTCTGGACACCAGAACCGCGCCCTCGATGCGGGCCAGCGGCGTACCGAGGCAGAAGTGTGGTCCTCCGCCGAACGCCACGTGCCGGTTGTCGGCGCGGCCGAGATCGAGGCGATCGGGGTCGGCGAACTGGTCCGGATCGCGGTTGGCCGCGCCCAAGCAGAGAAGGACCACGTCGTGAGGGCGCAGGTGCCGGTTGCCGATGTCGAGGTCGGTCTTGGTCACGCGCGAAACGAACTGGACGGGCGAGTCGAATCGCAGCAGCTCCTCGACGGCGGACCCCACGATGCCGGGGTCCTCGCGCAAACGGGCGAGCTCGTTCGGATGCTGGAGCAGCGCGAGAACGCCGTTGCCGATGAGGTTGATCGTCGTGTCGTGACCGGCGAACAGGAGCAGGTTCGCCATCGAGACCACCTCGGACCTCGTGAGCCGATCCCCTGCTTCCTCGACGACCAGCAGCATGCTCAGCAGATCATCGCCAGGCTTCGCGCTTCGTTCGACCGACAGCTCCTCGAAGTAGGTGGTCAACGCGACCCAGCCGCGCAAGCCGGTCTGACGTCTCTCGACGCTCGTCACCAACTCGAACAGGTAGGTCAGCTCGGCCGAGCACGCTCGAATGAACTGACGGTCGCCCGCTGGCACCGCCAACATTTCGCAGATCACCTCGACCGGCAAGGGCCGCGCCAGGCTCTCCATCAGCTCGAATCGACCGTCCACCCGTTCGAGCAGGCCGTCGACGATCGCTTCGATGCGGGGGCGCAGCCCCTCGACCTGGCGAGGAGTGAAAGCCTTGTTGACGATCCGGCGCAGCCGCGTGTGATCGGGCAGGTCCAACGACACCATGGAGGGGTTCTCGGTAAGCGCCCGCAACGCCGGCGCCGCCTCCGTAGCCGTCCGGCGATCGGAACTGAGCCTGGGGTCGCGGAGCAGCGAAGCCACGTCGGCGTATCGGGTGAGAAGCCAACCACCTGGTGCGTTGAAATGGACCGGATCGTCGAGCCGCAGCCGACGGTACGTGGGATAGGGATCTGCTAGAACCGCTGGGTCTGTCGGGTCGAAATCGTCAACGTCCATGGCGAATTCACGCGGACTCAACGCACTCTCCCTCGGGTCGTGAGGTTCGTCACGAGGCAGAGAAGAACCTGTCCGCCCGCCTGCTGTCAACCCGATCACGCTCACAGCGAATCCCCTACACAGCAACGAACGGAGGGGTTGGCGATGAGCGACGAGGTGTGGGCAGACATAGCTTGCGGACAGCGGTCCGGTTGGTCCTGAACAACGACCACAACGCTCTGGTGGCGGAACGCATCCTCCGGGCGGTCGGACTCGACGTGCGACGCGAAGGCGTACGGCTGGTCGTCCTGCCGGGCGCCGGACAGCAACGAGACGTGGGAGAGGGACCTGTAGGTAGGGTTTTCATCGTGGTGAACGCCGCTTGTCGACTGTCGACAAGCGAAGTGGCATCGAGATGGCATCGACTCTCGGAAAAGTGAGGAGATCAATTGCCTGTCAGCGATCTCGAACCCACGGAGGGTCGATGGAACCCGGCGGACGTTCCGCTGAGCTGGAGTCAGGAACCTACGATGCCCTCCTGGATGGTGTCATCGCCAGCGTTCCCGTCGAAGCGCTGGTGACTGGACTGTCCACCCGCGTGAACGGAACGAGCGACGATCACGTCCGGCTCTTGGCGGACTCGACCGCGGTTCTCCCGCCGATCATCGTGCAGCGCTCGACCATGCGGGTCATCGACGGGATGCATCGGCTGCGGGCCGCGGTGCTCCGCGGTCACCCCCACATCGCGGTCAGGTTCTACGACGGTCCCGACAGGGACGTCGTGGTGGTGGCGGTGCAGGCCAACGTCGCCCATGGTCTGCCGTTGTCCTTGGCCGATCGCACGGCCGCTGCCGAACAGATCATGGGGACGCATCCCGAGTGGTCGGACCGCCGGATCGCCGTCACCACGGGACTCGCTCCGCGCACTGTCACCACCATCCGGCTTCGGATCAACGACGGGGAGACCATGACCTCGCGCCTCGGGCGCGACGGCCGGGTCCGCCCACTCGACAGCGCCGCTAGGCGACGGGCCGCCGAGTCCCTGCTCGCCGCGAGCCCGCACGCCTCGCTACGGGAAGTCGCTCGGGAAGCTGGCGTCGCCCCATCGACGGTGAAGTTGGTCCGCGAACGCATGCGGGCGGGACTGGACGCGGTGACAGACCACCAGCGACGCCAGCTCGACCGGCGCGGACAGGTCACGCCGCCCGAGAATCAGCCGCCCGAGAATGGAAACCTTCGAGCCGAACGTCGAACCACTACCGTCGATCGACAGTCCGCACTCCAGAGCCTGCGCAAGGATCCATCGCTTCGGTTCAACGATGCAGGCCGCGCCCTGCTGCAGTGGCTCGACGCGGTCCCGATCGACCCCGACAAGGTCAGGCGCGTGGTGGGAAACGTTCCCGAGCACTGGCTCGACACCGTCATCGCGCTCGCTCGCGAGAACAGCCGCGCTTGGCAGGATCTCATCCAGCAGCTCGAACGCCAGCAGGAAACGTCAGCGAAGCCTTCTCCCCCGTCGAGCACCCCTCGATCCGCGTCCTGACGAGCCGCTCACTCAGTCTTCGGCGGGAGCTCCGACCGCAAGGACACCAGTCGCCTGGCGATGAGCTTCGCCTGGAACGAGCCCGCGGCGCGCAGCGTTCTCTCCGCCTCGGACCAGTACGTCAGCGTCTTCGCCACCCCACCGTGGGACAACCAGACCTGACCGAGCACGTCTCGCGCACGAGCCGCGCCCAGCGTGAACCCACACGTCAGGGCGAGCCGCAGCGCGCGTTCGCCTTCTGTCATCGCCGCCTGTACGCGGCCGGCGCGCAGCGAGGTCGTGGCAAGCGCGAGGCGAGCCTCGACCAGCCGCAAGCGGCGCGCGTCACGAGTGGCGATCCGCACCGCGGCACTCGCCCGGCGGCGGGCCTCGTCGACGAATCCGCGCGCGAGACTGAGGTCGCTGAGCCCGATCAGCGTGACGCACTCGGAATCCCTGTCACCGAACGACCGCGCCGCGGTGAGTGCTTCCTCATAGTGGATCCGA is part of the Tenggerimyces flavus genome and encodes:
- a CDS encoding cytochrome P450; the encoded protein is MVSLDLPDHTRLRRIVNKAFTPRQVEGLRPRIEAIVDGLLERVDGRFELMESLARPLPVEVICEMLAVPAGDRQFIRACSAELTYLFELVTSVERRQTGLRGWVALTTYFEELSVERSAKPGDDLLSMLLVVEEAGDRLTRSEVVSMANLLLFAGHDTTINLIGNGVLALLQHPNELARLREDPGIVGSAVEELLRFDSPVQFVSRVTKTDLDIGNRHLRPHDVVLLCLGAANRDPDQFADPDRLDLGRADNRHVAFGGGPHFCLGTPLARIEGAVLVSRLFDRFPRLGLAGEPRWRDTSTIRGLSTLPLAAEG
- a CDS encoding ParB/RepB/Spo0J family partition protein, with product MEPGGRSAELESGTYDALLDGVIASVPVEALVTGLSTRVNGTSDDHVRLLADSTAVLPPIIVQRSTMRVIDGMHRLRAAVLRGHPHIAVRFYDGPDRDVVVVAVQANVAHGLPLSLADRTAAAEQIMGTHPEWSDRRIAVTTGLAPRTVTTIRLRINDGETMTSRLGRDGRVRPLDSAARRRAAESLLAASPHASLREVAREAGVAPSTVKLVRERMRAGLDAVTDHQRRQLDRRGQVTPPENQPPENGNLRAERRTTTVDRQSALQSLRKDPSLRFNDAGRALLQWLDAVPIDPDKVRRVVGNVPEHWLDTVIALARENSRAWQDLIQQLERQQETSAKPSPPSSTPRSAS